Proteins co-encoded in one Flavobacteriaceae bacterium MAR_2009_75 genomic window:
- a CDS encoding heterodimeric methylmalonyl-CoA mutase large subunit precursor, with protein sequence MKKRKNIQHLTVSSIHDEDNKRPSQFETEELEHFNSAAGFPPYLRGPYSTMYVKQPWTIRQYAGFSTAEESNAFYRRNLKAGQKGLSVAFDLATHRGYDSDHERVTGDVGKAGVAIDSVEDMKILFEGIPLDQMSVSMTMNGAVLPIMAFFIVAAEEQGVSLEKLTGTIQNDILKEFMVRNTYIYPPEPSMEIVSDIFRFSSKHMPKFNSISISGYHMHEAGATAELELAYTLADGLEYIRTGLKAGLNIDVFAPRLSFFWGIGMDHFTEIAKLRAGRLLWAKLVKQFEPKNSKSMALRAHCQTSGWSLTQQDPFNNVARTTIEAAAAILGGTQSLHTNALDEAIALPTDFSARIARDTQLFLREETKITKTVDPWAGSHYVERLTHDLAQKAWDLIQEIEDLGGMTKAIQAGIPKKRIEEAAAIKQAKIDSGKSILVGVNKFQIDDEDELEILEVDNDDVRKRQIKKLEQVKWKRDSKKVQKALEKLTLAATKRADKDAGPPLADNNENLLALSIEAAKARATLGEISNALETAFGRHRANTQSIIGVYSREIKDDSNFKKALELSDSFAAKDGRRPRILIAKMGQDGHDRGARVVATGYADLGFDVDIAPLFQTPKEVAKQAVENDVHILGVSSLAGGHKTLIPQVIEELKTYGREDIMVVVGGVIPKKDYPFLMKAGTVAVFGPGTKIADAAIHVLNILLH encoded by the coding sequence TTGAAAAAGCGAAAAAACATACAACACCTCACCGTATCCTCAATACATGATGAGGATAATAAAAGACCATCCCAATTTGAGACAGAAGAATTGGAACACTTTAACTCCGCGGCGGGGTTTCCCCCATATCTTCGTGGCCCCTACTCGACCATGTATGTCAAACAACCATGGACCATCCGACAATACGCCGGCTTTTCAACGGCTGAAGAAAGTAATGCCTTTTATAGACGTAACTTAAAGGCTGGTCAAAAAGGCCTATCAGTTGCATTTGATCTCGCCACCCATCGCGGTTACGATAGTGATCATGAACGCGTAACTGGTGATGTGGGCAAAGCCGGAGTGGCCATTGATTCCGTCGAAGACATGAAAATTCTTTTTGAGGGAATTCCATTGGACCAAATGTCGGTATCGATGACCATGAACGGTGCTGTGCTACCCATCATGGCCTTTTTTATAGTTGCTGCAGAAGAACAAGGCGTATCGTTGGAAAAGTTGACCGGAACAATTCAAAATGATATTCTAAAGGAGTTTATGGTGCGAAATACTTATATCTACCCCCCTGAACCTTCAATGGAAATTGTTTCCGATATTTTTCGATTCAGTAGCAAGCATATGCCAAAATTCAACAGCATCAGTATTTCTGGATATCATATGCATGAAGCCGGAGCGACCGCTGAATTGGAACTGGCCTATACTTTGGCCGATGGATTGGAATATATAAGAACGGGATTAAAGGCAGGTTTAAACATTGATGTTTTTGCTCCAAGATTATCTTTTTTTTGGGGTATAGGCATGGACCATTTTACCGAAATTGCCAAGTTGCGTGCAGGTCGGCTACTTTGGGCCAAATTGGTAAAACAATTTGAACCGAAAAATTCAAAATCGATGGCGCTTCGAGCCCATTGCCAAACCAGCGGGTGGAGTCTTACGCAACAAGACCCATTCAATAATGTAGCCAGAACTACTATTGAGGCAGCAGCAGCCATTCTGGGCGGCACACAAAGCCTGCACACCAATGCCTTGGATGAAGCAATAGCGCTACCCACAGACTTCTCGGCACGTATCGCACGCGACACCCAACTATTCTTAAGAGAAGAAACAAAAATCACAAAAACGGTAGACCCCTGGGCCGGCAGTCATTATGTAGAAAGATTGACTCATGATCTTGCACAAAAGGCTTGGGACCTCATTCAAGAGATTGAAGACTTAGGGGGAATGACCAAAGCCATACAAGCCGGTATTCCTAAAAAAAGAATTGAAGAGGCCGCTGCCATAAAGCAAGCCAAAATAGATAGTGGCAAGAGCATACTGGTTGGAGTGAACAAATTTCAGATTGACGATGAAGACGAACTTGAAATATTAGAAGTGGATAACGATGATGTCAGAAAACGTCAAATAAAAAAACTAGAACAAGTAAAATGGAAACGAGATTCAAAAAAAGTTCAGAAAGCTTTGGAGAAATTAACCTTAGCAGCAACGAAAAGAGCGGACAAAGATGCTGGGCCACCACTAGCGGACAATAATGAAAATTTATTAGCTTTATCTATAGAAGCGGCAAAGGCACGAGCAACTCTTGGTGAAATAAGCAATGCACTCGAAACTGCTTTTGGCAGACATAGAGCGAACACTCAATCTATAATAGGCGTGTATTCAAGAGAAATTAAAGACGATAGCAATTTTAAAAAGGCGCTCGAACTCTCCGATAGTTTTGCTGCTAAAGATGGTCGAAGACCTCGTATTCTCATTGCCAAAATGGGGCAAGACGGGCATGATCGAGGTGCTCGAGTAGTGGCAACGGGCTATGCCGACTTAGGCTTCGATGTAGATATTGCCCCATTATTTCAAACACCAAAAGAAGTAGCCAAGCAAGCTGTGGAAAATGATGTGCATATTCTAGGTGTCTCATCTTTGGCAGGAGGTCACAAAACCTTGATCCCTCAAGTAATCGAAGAACTCAAAACCTATGGTAGAGAAGACATTATGGTCGTGGTAGGCGGGGTTATACCCAAAAAAGACTACCCCTTTCTTATGAAAGCTGGCACAGTAGCTGTTTTCGGCCCTGGAACAAAAATTGCAGATGCAGCAATTCATGTTTTAAATATACTATTACATTAA
- a CDS encoding methylmalonyl-CoA mutase, protein MQKGLFNEFHGVSSKEWKQKIQYDLKGEDYNEKMVWESPEGIKVKPFYHSDDLDHVFLESYQPRNWKISEGMRIEDEQISKSTVKKALRSGADCLLLTITKESINLETLLADINLESTVLHFYFDFLSQSYIEQLSHFLIKNKITFYLHLDPITKLAKSGNWFDNQKKDFHNYNSILPSTNLLSIDASTYQNAGANMVQQLAYALAMTNEYLNITEPKFIKTTTFKIAVGGNYFFEIAKIKALRKLYAVLAHVYGLNIDCQIIATPSLRNKAIYAYNTNIPRNTTEYMSAIIGGADVICTIPHDKIFRKDDDFAKRIALNQLLLLKNESHFNFNEDPTSGTFYIENLTRQLCQKALDLFKQIEASGGFLKQLKAGIIQKKIKESADKEQAKFENGENILVGTNRYINSEDKMKNQLEVFPFVKKNRRKTLIEPIIEKRLSEKIESERLLKEGWKLTNKISH, encoded by the coding sequence ATGCAGAAAGGGCTTTTTAATGAATTTCATGGGGTTTCCTCAAAAGAGTGGAAACAAAAAATTCAGTACGATTTAAAGGGCGAAGACTACAATGAAAAAATGGTGTGGGAATCACCGGAAGGTATTAAAGTGAAACCATTTTATCATTCTGATGACCTAGACCATGTTTTTTTGGAAAGTTACCAACCAAGAAATTGGAAAATTTCTGAAGGTATGCGTATTGAGGATGAGCAAATATCTAAATCAACAGTAAAGAAAGCTTTAAGATCGGGAGCCGATTGCTTACTTCTTACCATTACCAAAGAAAGCATCAACCTTGAGACACTTCTTGCCGATATCAATTTAGAGTCAACCGTACTCCATTTCTATTTTGACTTTCTATCCCAATCATACATTGAACAACTGTCTCATTTTTTAATCAAAAACAAAATCACCTTTTACCTGCACTTAGACCCCATTACCAAATTGGCTAAATCAGGTAATTGGTTTGACAATCAAAAGAAAGACTTTCATAATTATAATTCCATATTACCTTCTACCAACTTACTAAGTATCGACGCAAGTACCTATCAAAATGCAGGTGCTAATATGGTTCAGCAGTTGGCGTACGCCCTAGCCATGACCAATGAATATTTGAACATAACCGAACCCAAATTTATAAAAACGACAACATTCAAAATAGCGGTCGGTGGTAATTACTTTTTTGAAATCGCCAAGATTAAAGCTTTGAGAAAACTGTATGCAGTACTTGCCCATGTATACGGTTTAAACATTGACTGCCAAATTATAGCGACTCCTTCCCTCAGAAACAAAGCCATATATGCTTACAATACCAACATACCGAGAAACACCACCGAATATATGTCAGCAATAATAGGAGGTGCCGATGTAATTTGCACCATCCCGCACGACAAGATTTTTCGTAAAGATGATGATTTCGCTAAACGGATTGCATTAAACCAATTGTTGCTGTTGAAAAACGAAAGCCATTTCAATTTTAACGAAGACCCAACTTCTGGAACTTTCTACATTGAAAACCTTACTCGACAATTATGTCAAAAAGCACTAGACCTTTTTAAACAAATTGAAGCTTCTGGCGGCTTTTTAAAACAACTCAAAGCAGGCATTATCCAAAAGAAAATAAAGGAAAGTGCAGATAAAGAACAAGCAAAGTTTGAGAACGGGGAAAATATTTTAGTAGGAACGAACCGTTATATAAATTCAGAAGACAAAATGAAAAACCAACTGGAAGTTTTTCCCTTTGTTAAAAAGAATAGACGAAAAACCCTGATAGAACCCATTATTGAAAAACGGTTATCAGAGAAAATAGAGTCTGAAAGGTTACTTAAAGAAGGTTGGAAGCTTACAAATAAGATTTCTCATTGA